The DNA sequence GGGGGAAACAGCTGCTCGGGGGAGCTCAGCACAGGATGGGCTTTAAGCAGAATTAGCCGAGATGAGGCTCAATGTATTTTGTCAACCACTTTTGAATCATCTGTCCTTTTAGCCGGAACAGTTATGTTTTCAACTCCCAGCTCTCATTTCAGAAGAGATGGGGGAAATGGCTATGAAAAGCTCCTCAGACATCACTTTGCAGTTTCACAGTACAGAGGAGTTCACTAAACTGCATTACTGCATTTAAACGGACAGGTTTGATTCCAGCTGTGACTATATTTCATAATTCTCACGCGCTTACCACTGATTCTGGCCTTTTGTCTAATGCCTTAAAGTACTTTCTAAGACCTCGGTAACTGAAACGCTGAGGTAGAAAATTACTGTATCACGAGCAGGCAAATTCATGCCGAGAGAGGAGAAGCGACTTGCCCCAGAAGGTCACATCGGCCAGTGGCACGGCTGCGCCTGCGACTGGCAGCGCTGATGCCGAGGCCACTGCTCTGGGACACAGAGCACGTTGCCGTCGTATTCACCCAGAGGACATTTGAAATTGGGTGCTGCAAGCTTTTATAGCAGCGACAGAATTTAGAGCTCAATAGCGCTTATAATTGAATTCTGTAAAAGGATTAGAGTGTCCTCAATAACTCATCACTTCACTGGACTGGCCCttccatttgctctttttttttttttttttctcttttggataAGATTTGAAACCTGGAAATGTCGCAGTCTGCATAAACCAAAAAGCTAAACAGAAATCCACAAACAAGCCTCGAGGATGTAAATAACCATTCACACCCTTTCCACGTGTTCAAGTATTTTCCAAGGCACCGTGGCAGTGATCAGCATTTAGACACGCTCTTTGAAGCAACAACTTGAttttctcctcccccaccccttaCTAAAACTGATTCACAAACTCCGCTCTGCTGATAACGGAGGAACGGTGATAGCGGCCGCGGGCGGCGAAGTCTGCGTTCTCCTCGGTGAGCTGCGTGGTCTCCATGCCAACTGTTGCAAAGGACGGTGTCACCACGATGTGCTCCTCGGGAGATGGCcttctcctgcaaacagaggAGCGCAGGAGCTCGCGTCACCCGTTGTTTGCCAGCCATCAGCAGCCGCGCTTTGAACCCGGCACACGAAGCCCGGCCAAGCTGCGCCACCCAGGCAGGACGCGGCGAAAGTAGGCAAAATTGTCCTCAGCGCCCTTGGAAGGCGTGTAGCTaatcagaaaagatttttcctaAAAGGCACGCAAAAAATATATTTCCCTCTGCCGCCCCCCCCAACCAGACACTGgcaaatatacatttttcttaaCGAATGTGCTTCGCCTTTGGAACTCTTCCACGTTGTTTCAGGTGTGGTTGCACGTTATAGTGAGAACAAACATAGCACTGGCTATGCCAAACGTCTTCCACACCACGCAAGGAGAGAAGGAGCACGAGCCATTTGTAGTGATAAATATCTTTCTTATAGCTTCCTAAGCTCTGGTGtgtgtttctatttatttatttatttagcaatcGTAGGCTGGaaacttcatcttccttttttaaacaaaagttgaGATTTTCCTGCAATCTTTCCTTTCCAGGGGCCAATTTTAAGAGAGCCCTGCTGCACACCTGCAAACCCAAGCTGCCAGAGCTTACAGCACTGACACAGACCTCTCTGGACGCTCAGAGAGTGTCAGAGGTGCCGAGGATCCTTCGCGGCCTCCCACTTCTCCTGCACTCTCATGGGACTTCTCCTTTACCTCCAGTTCATTCAGGTGTCTCGCTTGGATTTCGAGAGGACAGATCTTGGGAAAAGTCTGCAAATCACTCCCATGAAATTCCTCGCAGCACAGCAACGGTGAgcttcaaaaaaacccacacagcccTCAAGCCAAGCTGAAATTGCCTTGTGCCAGCGTGAGCAGCAACCCTGGCATTAGGATAAGGCTGCTAAGCTGGCTGTCTAACTTGGAGAGACTTCACTCTTTGACAAGAGATAAATAAGCTCAGCCTCTCACCTGGACTGTCGCCAGCTCCCCACTCAGTCCTCCTCGGCACAGCCTGTACGAATCGATCGCACTGATCACAGGCGCTAAGGCCGGCACCAGCGAGTGAACGTGCCGCGTTAGACCCCCCTGCAACGACGACACCTCTACCCACGGGAAGCAGGGCTGCCTCTCCCAGGCGTTCGCTCCTCCTTTCATATTCCCGGCCGCGGGCTGCAGCTCTCCACGAGGGACGGCCGAGAGGAACATTCTGCTCTATCGTCAGGCTTGCAGCCAGCTAAAGTTACAAGCAATGAATCTGCCTGTGCACTGCGGTGGAACGGGACGGACAAACGCACGGGGTACCAAGCAGCCGGCCTGACTCACCGTGCAGTGAGTAATTCTGGCAGGgcttcctgcacagcccagagcACCCTGCTCTCCACCTCACCTCCTCACCCCTGGCCTTGGCTCACATTATGATCCCAGTAGATaccatgaaaaggaaaaaagaaaaaggcagggagGGTACATTTCCATGAGAGAGATGTGCAGAGCATTATGCACCCACTCTACACCCCCCCACTCCTTTTCTCTGTAGTTCATCTAACTCGGGCTCTCATCCCGGTAACATTTAGACAAGGATGCAACTTTACTGCCATAGCTACACGAACAAAGCTACCCCCGGCACAGCAGGTCTGCAGCACAGGTGGCTCGTCAGGACAGGACATCCTATACACACAGAAATCCAACCAGTCTGGTAGAGACCTCCATGGATGGTGTTGCAAGAGACTTGAGTTATGCTGTGCCCTGGACCTGTGTTGGGGACCTCAGAGACGTCTGGTCGTCTCTGCTAGATCCACCTCTGCTTCCAAAGGCCCAGTTACAGGTACCATGGGCAGAGGCAGGCGTTAGTGCACACACAGGCACATACCAATGGGCTTAAGCAGCTGGAGCGTCCTTTCATCAGAAGGAGCCACCAAATCCGCACACGTAATGCAGGGCAGCCTGCGTTCTGCAGTCTTCACTACAGCGTTCCTCCAGCTCAACCAGAAAAGCAAGCAACCTCAAATCCTGCTGCATTATACAGGGGCTGAGACGGTCCCTACCCCTTATGGGAAACCCAAACATGATGGAATTAGTTATTAATAGGagcaaaatgaattaataaagCCAATGAATACCCTAATACATAAAAACCCTGAGGTATTCTAGGATGGAAAAGTCCAAGACATTTGCTACTTATGCTCGTATACAAACTCAGTACTGAATGACTCTTTCATTGAACACTTTACTGTATTTGTCCACATAGCTATTGCTGCTTCCCCCAAATTTTCTCTCAAAACTAGAGCACAGCTGGCACATGCATGCCTATTCCACCACTCCTATAGTAATTTGCTTTCAATGGAGGGCATGTGGAAGAGATGGAGTCTCTGATTCCCCATTTACTACCAGGTTTGCAAACTCTACCTGAGCCACCAAAACCATGCACAGAGCTTTGCAGCTGGACAGCAAGATAAACTTCATCCCCTGGGACACAGTTAGCACCCAAAGTGCCAAcaaacaaggcagaagaggctccagctccctctccctgccttgaCTCACCATGTGCATGGCTAAAAGAAGTAAGCAgttatttttgcctttaaataAGAATAACTTTGAGTACCCGAGAAGTGGCAGAGGGACTGCTTAAGGTACTAAACAAgtcaacttcccccccccccccacctctctgTGCACATTAATGGGTCATGGGAACAATGAACACTGCCTCGATCGCTGCCAAGTGACTGGTACCGACCTGCATGAGGTGACCAACACCAACTTAATCCAGCTGAAGAAACTGAAAttagctgctgctcctgcagagaaGAGACAGGAAAAGTCAGTATGCTGCTAATTCTCCCATAATAGCATTATGCCATTGAAGTTTTGCATGAAATCTCAAACCAGCACGTTCGTTATTAGCCTTCAGTACACAAAGATTTTGCGACTGCAAGAATACTTCTGAAGCGTTCCCACACACAGAGGTTTTTAAAAGATTGTTAAGAAAGTTCCCATGGAAAATAGATTGACAACTTATTAAAATACCAGTAAAACAGTGACCAAAGTAAAGATAACAGTTGCAGCACCTTTTCCTCACTAGACTGCAAAGATCGTTCCCACTTTAGAGAGGAGGAGATTGACAGAGCTGTCCAGCAGACCTGACCTGGGGTAGCTGTGGTCTCACCATTCTCTGTGCCAGCACTAGCTCTCGTCTGACCCCATGGGAAGCTGGCTTAGCTTATTACATCAACAcaaattttttctgctttcttcagtaGAGTTATTTGAACTGGCTCACTGCAGGGCCAGAAAAGTGCCCAAGCTGGTAGCAAAGGTAGCAGCAGAAGTATGTGGCTAGGGACAGGGAAGAGATGGAGACACGGCAGCGCCTGCTTAACTTGGCTTAAGCTGTTGCGGAGAAAGAGAGAGGTGAAGAGACTTGCTGAAGATCCTGGAGCATTTCTGCAGCAGAGCCAGCACTCCTAAGGTCCTCAGCTCATGGTCCATCTAGAGTGTCTCTCAAGTCAGTATCTCTCAACCTTTCTAAACAGAAGGGTCATTCTGTCTTTTGGAGAACAAATTTATGGATTGTTTGATCCAGAGCGGCCACAAAATGACTTTCACTCACAACCAAGTGAAAATCAGGCCGAGCTTTGAATGTTCCTTTCTCACATTTTGTTTGCCCTGCGTTGCTTTACTGTATGCACGCAAATGCACAtgcaagaaaagacaagaaaaaaatgtcttcatttgCAGCTGTTTTTCAGATCACCTTCCAGTATCCTCTACAGGCTCACTGAGAATTTCTTTTTAAGGTCATTTTTGTTAGATACTTTAAAAGCAGACTGCAGAGATATAATGTAGTGAATATATCAAGGCAAAGAAAATTCAAAAGCTTGAAAACGTTATTAGTTTTTCTTATATATGGGGCTGTCAAAAAAGTTGTTAAAATGAAACTTACGTATAATACTTCCAAAAGATAAAAAACGGCAAGCAAAAAGTACCATCCACAATCTCAGCTCTATTCCACTATCACATACAGATAAATAGAAACCAACCGTAGTTGAAAGAGTGACAGTGGTGAGTGATATACTGATGGTTCCTGAACGACAACTACTTTTCAGTTTCTCACAGTTTGGGTTTCTGAAAAGTAGTATCTAATAACTTAGTGTCTAATAATCTTTCATCTAAATAAACACAGGTGGCTTTTTCTAACTTGTTTAAAGGATGTATGAACTCAGGTTCCTTTGACTTTTCTCATCTAGGCTTTCTTGGGTGCAGGACATAAAATTGCTTGTAGGTACCTATGTACGTATGTAGGCATGTGTACGTGTGTACACACGCACTGTGTGCATGGCCCTCTCCGGTCAGAGCCATACACCAGCACAAACCACTTCTGCGCCTCTGCCAAGGAGGTGCAGACTCTAATGAGTGGCTTTCTGAATGTGCTTTGCTATTTAATTTTGAACTTATTTAAGCCGATCGCATGCACAGACCTTTTTAATGCCCTTTGCCTAAGAGTATTTTCCCAGATTACGTTCCTAACATATTCAACCTGTTTATTTCTGGAATCAAAAGGCTTTCTTGTTTTGCAATTATGAATGCTGAGATTTAATAAGATACTCGTCATAATTCCCATTTTCATTAAACTTTTCTCAGGTGGGTTTAGACTGATTAATTaagtttattaaaatgtatttacaagAGATTGTTCTCATTGCTGTGATATATTTACAATCTGTCATCCCTATTAATTCTTAGTATCAGTACctctttttgcattttacagtATAATACAATAAAACAATAAACGCTGTTACAGCCATCAAAGTAATGCTAGTTACAGTAGTAGTTACAGTagtaatatataaaattaaagagTCAGATTTAAAAACGTATTACAACTAGCAATGAAACAAAACCTACCATTTGCTATGTGCCACCTGCATATTAAACACAAGAATCTCAATTCCTACTTAACTTAAACTAAAGCTTGATGAATTTTTAAGTAGATTTAAtagtgtagaaaaaaaaaatactcaccaAGGGGAAGTCCTGGACTCACTTGGCCaatgtaaaaatacagtaaaactgcTGCACCGAGGCTAACAAGAGTGTAGATCCACTGAATGACAAACATTATTATGAGAGACACAATTGCCTGTTGAAAATGCAAGTTTTAGGGTTACTACAGAGTATATGAGACAGCAAGTTGCTGCACtaacaatctttttttcctgcaaaatccAGAGGGTAcattctgcttttgctttggtCTTGTGAGAGAGCTGGCAGTTCAATGACAGTGAAGGAATGTTCACATCCAGACACAGCCTCACGGAGGTTCAGCAATTTATTTTTGAACCTTGCGAGGTGAACACAGGTTCATGCAAAACCTGTTTAATAACGGGAAAACGGGAACAGCACTGGGATTTTTCATATTATGAGAGCATcagtaactgctttttttttttttttttttttggccagaaatGCTGAACCTTGTGTTTTAAATTCATCCAAAACCAGTGTTTGGATGGTATCTCTGCACCACTATCCTTCTCAGGGCCTTCTCTGGAGCGCTGTGTAGGAGATGTCATGGACCTGGGATGCAGCTGCTCTGCATTATCATGGCAACAATTTCCTTTTAGGTGTCTTCCTCCTAATAAAGCCCCAAGATAGGGATATAGAAGTGAGGTTCTCCTTGCGCAAGACCTGCTGCACCATTGGAGCCTGCCTGTGGGAGGAATGATGCCAACAGCTACTGCTCAGGTAGATTAGATGTTCCTGGTTCAGTTGTTGGTGCAGCTGGATGCCTGGGGAAGCATGTCATCTCCTGCCTGCAAAACGCTCCACGGTGCATGGCTTTTGACCACACAGAGCATTTCCACCCAGTATCAGAAACGAATTGGGTATGGTGCGGCTGAAGCTTCTCAGTAATGAGCCTCCTGCACTATAGGGAGCCTTGTTTGCTCTCACTTGTGAACGAGAGACCACACAATTTACATCATCATCTTCAGCTGCATGGAGGTAGCTTTCAGTGAGCTGCCTGGAGTCCCAGAGGTAGGGTAGCTCGGGCCACCCCAGACTACTGCAGGTTGTAGTGTGTGGTGAGGTCAGTTAGACTGTGGGGAGCTCcaagctgcagcagcctcacagATCTTAGTTTGGGAGCGTGAAGGCACATACAGAGCCTCACCAGCTCATAAGGCAGGTTTGACTTGCCACCATGATTAAAATTGACTTTTAAGGGGCATATGAATGGGGGCATAAGTCTCATCTCCATGGATCAAATTAGGAACAGCTTCCCATTAGCAATGTAACAAGCTGCCCACATGCAAATGGACAGTACGGAAAGAAAGAGCCAAATGAGTCAAAACTGTCACGACTGATGAAGCTCGAAGAGCgagggcagagaggaaaggaatcaGGATGAATAAGTGTACCCGATTTTTgcttctatgattttttttttggattgctgATTCCTTCTTAACTCTGTTGCACTCTCCTCCCAAGTCTGAATACTGACAGGAAACCAAATCTGCTTTAATGAACATGTCAGTCATCTCTTTACAAAAATTCCCCTGTGACTGCACAGAGCTGACCGCTCTGAACCCTGTGACGACGTTTGGGAGTCACGTTAGTTACTCAGCCCAAAGACCGGGCGTTGGCGTGCAACCTCTTAAAGGTTGTCGCTAGATAAGTGACTAGATAAGTGATATTCATCCCACCCACCCATCGCTCTGCAATCAGCAGGACATTTCTCCACTAGTTGGTTGCTGGCAGCAACAGCAATGAGCAGCTTGAGCAGCATGATTTGAAAAGTAGGTGTCAAACTCAATCTGAGGATTAAATTAATAGGGTTCAGTGTGTTGTTCAGAGTGTTTATTATATTTTACACACAGCTATGAAATCCCCATCCATGCAGCAAAGCCATATGGTTCATTCATTATGCATAACTGACCCCTTTTCTGTCATCCCCATTAATCCATCTTCCTGAGATGAATTTAAATGTCCTAAACTCCTCAGTGGCTTCAGGTACGTGtcatttaaaagttatttatCCTTTAAAATAATGTGCTGGAGGAGCTTTCCTTCTTCAAAATGTGGAATTTTGCGCCCAGGGTGTTTGATCAGGGGTTCAGGACTAATAAAATGCAACCCTGAGATTGTGGAAACTACTTTATAGATTAAAAACAACACTGGTTTGAAGCTGAGGTGTCACTCCATCCCAAGGCAAGAAAAAGTGGGCTTGAACACAGTGAGAAGAAGGACCCCAAGTTTCTGAGCCAGCCATGCACCTCTAGCTCCAGAAAAGTCCTAAGATGCTGCGGGACTTGgaacttgtacttttttttttttttttttttttaaataataggttACCTCCAAGTTTTGAACTGGTGGATGTATAGTACCTTGACTACTTAGTTCAGGTGACCTGGAATACTagaaacaaaagctatttttaagcacTGGAGTGTATTTACACTGCACTAAGTGGTGAATTTCCTTCCATCTTCTACAACCACAAAGTAGTGCTGAAAATAAAAGTACTTACACCAGCAAAGGAAACCCAGTGATTGCAGAATCTGGAGTAGAAGGATACTGGTATTTGCTGAATTCCCAGCTCCGGATTTTGTTGCTTTACAGATAAatctattcaaaacaaaaaacaaaaacagaggtgTTAAAAAGGaaccaaagtgttttttttctctcctttttttacgTTATCCagttacagaaaagcaaaagacaaattCTAGCTGACAACTAGCTATCCCAAAGTTTAACCAAAACTTCTAAAAGGAAGGCAATAAGGAAGTGCCAAGAAAAGGCATTTCCAACTCTGGCGCTGAGTCCGTTCTAAGACCACGTGCAAGTCACTGCCTACCTGGGCCTCGGTTTCCGTATTTGTAGAAGCAGAGAAATAATGCTTTTCTCCCTCAGAATGGTTTGTGAATCTGACTAACGATGACAAAACAGTAAAGATCTGAGATTACAAACTCCATATGAACATGAAGTATTAAATACCCATATTAcctaaaaaacaaattcagactCTTAGCTGTGGATGATGAATTACAGGCTCCATTTGCACCATGGGGATCATTTCATTTTGACAGCCAGTTTTAAATTCACATGGCTCTTTTCTTCCTACCCTgcatcaaaatgaaataaaccCCTAGACATACTCAAAATCTTTTTAATGTACAGCGTTAACGAATGCATTCATAGAATAATGAGTATAAAACCCTAGACTAAATATAGTCCTGCCTGCTTTCCTGTAATTAATCTCTCATAGGCAAATTACATTGGAACTTCTCCTGCGATTCATTACGATGAACTCTCCCCTTACCTGCAATAAAAGACATTATTGCTATGATTCATTGAACGACAGCCCCGTCTAAAGCTAGTTTCTTGCCTGCCTCCAGAAAAGCATCAGGAGAACCCAAGTGACAAAGCGGTCTCACATGAAAACAGAGACGTCCATCTCTTAGCCTTTACCTTCTACCCTCTGGCCGGGGAGAACCTGCATCTCATTACGGAGCTGTTCGCCCTGTTCGCCTCGCTCCGATAGCTCCCCGTCCCGTTTCAGCTCAGAGCCCGCCGCGGGTGGCGAACACAGACCCCTTTCACACGGGCGGCTCTGCTCAGCGGGGCACTGCCGACTTTCTCTGCTGGGCTGCAGCGTTTCAGCGCAGTCGGAATGAGCCGGGTGAGCGTTATGCTCGAGATCCAAGAGAAAGCTGTCCTGTAACGTTTGTTTGGCTggcttcttcatctttttctgtttgaCCTTTTGGTTTAGATTCTTGGCTGCCTCTTTTTTTTCACAAGTATGGAGCTCATTATGAAATGGTTTGAAAAGctggtccatgtctctcgtgaaCTCCAGCAAGGTGCCATTTGATCTGCTTTGAATTATTCCATCTGATCCATAGGCGGAAGGCTTGTTCAAAATTAAAGGctgggaagggtgggcaggcctcGAATTTTCCATCTGTGTCTTTTCAGCCTTTTGCTGAACGTTGTAGCTCATAGAGACAGAGAAATAGGAATAGTCTACAGCAATGTATGTCAACATGAAGTTGATGGTGACTATAGGAGCAAGAACATTCACTTGTCCAATGAAGACAAAAGCCACGGTGATGAGACTGGTTAAGCAAATTGCAGCCACCGGAGTCTTGTTTGGTCCCTTCTAGctcataaacaaaacaaacttatATTGAAATTAATACTCACATACCCATTAGCCTTGCCGTGCagattccccctctccctcaATTACCTGGGCAGTCTGTAGGCACCCACTTAGCCATGAAAtactcacaaacacacacatcatCAGAGGCTCGTTGGCCTAGTGAATTAAACATTGGACTGGAAGCCAAAAgctgctgagctcccacctcACCTCTCACTCAATGTTtgcctttggaaaattcattaaGTCTCATTCTGCATCTCCACGGTAAAACAATGCCATTAAAGCAGCAATAACCCTTCAGAGTGATTTGTGGGGCTTATGGGAAGTCTGGGCTGTGTTCTGGCAATAAAATGCAGTAATTAGAGTTAACTGTTCATTTCTAATTTCTCTATGAGTCTCCACATTGCTGTCTACTCCTGTATGATGCCGTTGGAGAGGTTTTTACTACCAGGTCAGTAAAGAAAGATCTGTCTGCATAGAGGAGTGCCATTTTTGCATTAGACACTTCTGGCCATGCCCTGCCATGAGGCTAAGCTACATCCACGGTCTTCTGGGACTCTGCGTTTggcatttctctcctttcttccaccaAAGCTGCATCTGCCCAACACCAGGAGGAAAGCTGCAGAAAGGTTAAGAGGCCAAGGATGCTGAAGGCCGCATGCCAGGAAGAGCAAGAGATGATGCCACGCTGCAGTCCGGAAGGCAGACAACCAGGAGGTATACTGTTTACTCTTCTCCTTTGGGAGGGGGGTTAAGGTagagagaggatgagaaagacagagacagagcAAAATGTGTCAGGCTGGCAGGACACGCAGCAGGAAGACTGAACTATCAGCTCATGAACTTTAATCCCAAGTCTAATATGCCCTTCCTTTGACCAGCCACTCTCTCACTGATTCTGTATCTGAAATGCCTGTGCAGGCCTCTTAAAGGCCCAGCTGGAAAATTTCTTACAAGGGATAACGAATGAAATATGAAGCATCCCCAGTCTCAGACCTTGCCTCCTTCCAAACACAATTGTGATGCTAAGTGCTCATCAGAAACTGTGCCAAGCTCCCTTTGGGATCAGAGTCTGCCTCTGGTAGCTGACTGAGAACAGGTCCTTGTCCACACTGTTGAATCAACCTCATGCAGCTGCACTGGGTTAGAAATCAAACATTTCCACCAAAAGTGCCTTGAGGAGGGCAAGTCCTTGCCGCACTGGGCAGGCTTCAGAACTGGCAGTCAAAAAACCAACCAGCCAACCAAAAGCCAGAAGCCCTACCACTGCCACGATATCAGCTGGAACTATCCTGACACTCTGTGAAGAACTATTTTGATCAAACCTCTTAAAAATCTCAGGACAGTTCCCTCCTCAACCCAGTCAGTTGACGACAGGACAGTTCCCTCCCCAACACAATTGATCATGCTCTCCACCACTCTTGCTCTTCCCTTCTTCTCTAGCATTGTCCTGTCCTCTTACTCCCTCTCTAGCAGGTTATTGCCTGCAGGAAATTTGTTCTTTGAGAAATACACAACATTCGGTCCTTggtccctttcttctcccttctctctctatgCCAGCGGTGGCATAGAGATTCCTCCCTCCATGGCCAGGAATGACAAAGTCATAGAGacccaggagaggaggagggggaacatGTGAGTGCAGACTGCAGAGGAAAGCAACATGAGTCCCTGGGATCTCCTGTTCCAGTTGTGGGTGAGGTGGGCAGATGGATCCTATGGTGACCCCCTAACGTTGGCCTCAGCAGTGATTTGGCTCCACATCAGTGGAGCAGCCTCAccgctgctcctgctgcaagGGATGGGAAATGCAAGCAATTTATACTTGAGGCGCTGAAGAGCTCTACGTGAGCGCTCAGCTATCCTCCATCTTCTACTCTGTGACATAGGAGCCATCTCCTTCTCCACTCCAAATCCCTTCTTCTGTCCACGCTAAAATCACAGcctgtctctccccatcagtGCCTAGCGGCTGAAGCCCATGCCAGGTAGCACCTTCCTAAGTGCCACCTCACTGCTGGCTCTCCTGGTTTTCAGTCACTGGAGACCTACTACCAGCCTACGGTGCAGGTCCAAGTCATGGCATCAGCTCTCCTGTGTAACCCCGCTCCACATACATCAACACAGCATGGAGGCTCCAGACAAAGCAGGACGGTCTCATTTACCCTGGAGAAAAAATGAGCCCTTTCCTTCCCACTCAGATCAGGTATGTTAATGCCCAGAACATCACCCTGACTACAGCAAACACTAAGGGAACATGACAGACGTACCTAAAACTAGGACGGGTGCAAGCATcaaagagggaaaggaatgacTTCAAATGCTAAGAGGAGGGGGAATGGGGCAACACatttaggaggaggaaaaaattttGTCAGCAT is a window from the Struthio camelus isolate bStrCam1 chromosome 6, bStrCam1.hap1, whole genome shotgun sequence genome containing:
- the SLC12A8 gene encoding solute carrier family 12 member 8 isoform X2, translated to MAVHWTGRGSTKDTMLSLNGMRSEGYVQDLFHEEAQQVPQTQTKPWWKIQLFVWEPVLFGTWDGVFTSCMINIFGVVLFLRTGWLVGNTGILMGMFLVSFVILVALVTVLSGIGVCERCSIGSGGVYSMVSTVLGGQVGGTIGLLYIFGQCVAGAMYITGFAESIADVVGLSNIWAVRGISLAVLLGLLGINLAGVKWIIRLQLLLLFLLAVSTLDFVIGSFTHLNPEHGFVGYSEELMFNNTLPDYSQGESFFTVFGVFFPAATGVMAGFNMSGDLQKPATNIPLGSLAAIGTSWFLYMVFVFLLGAVCTRQSLRYDFMIAEKKGPNKTPVAAICLTSLITVAFVFIGQVNVLAPIVTINFMLTYIAVDYSYFSVSMSYNVQQKAEKTQMENSRPAHPSQPLILNKPSAYGSDGIIQSRSNGTLLEFTRDMDQLFKPFHNELHTCEKKEAAKNLNQKVKQKKMKKPAKQTLQDSFLLDLEHNAHPAHSDCAETLQPSRESRQCPAEQSRPCERGLCSPPAAGSELKRDGELSERGEQGEQLRNEMQVLPGQRVEDLSVKQQNPELGIQQIPVSFYSRFCNHWVSFAGAIVSLIIMFVIQWIYTLVSLGAAVLLYFYIGQVSPGLPLGAAANFSFFSWIKLVLVTSCRRRPSPEEHIVVTPSFATVGMETTQLTEENADFAARGRYHRSSVISRAEFVNQF
- the SLC12A8 gene encoding solute carrier family 12 member 8 isoform X1 translates to MAVHWTGRGSTKDTMLSLNGMRSEGYVQDLFHEEAQQVPQTQTKPWWKIQLFVWEPVLFGTWDGVFTSCMINIFGVVLFLRTGWLVGNTGILMGMFLVSFVILVALVTVLSGIGVCERCSIGSGGVYSMVSTVLGGQVGGTIGLLYIFGQCVAGAMYITGFAESIADVVGLSNIWAVRGISLAVLLGLLGINLAGVKWIIRLQLLLLFLLAVSTLDFVIGSFTHLNPEHGFVGYSEELMFNNTLPDYSQGESFFTVFGVFFPAATGVMAGFNMSGDLQKPATNIPLGSLAAIGTSWFLYMVFVFLLGAVCTRQSLRYDFMIAEKVSLVGFLFLLGLYISSLASCMGGLYGAPRILQCIAQEKVIPMLAFLGRGKGPNKTPVAAICLTSLITVAFVFIGQVNVLAPIVTINFMLTYIAVDYSYFSVSMSYNVQQKAEKTQMENSRPAHPSQPLILNKPSAYGSDGIIQSRSNGTLLEFTRDMDQLFKPFHNELHTCEKKEAAKNLNQKVKQKKMKKPAKQTLQDSFLLDLEHNAHPAHSDCAETLQPSRESRQCPAEQSRPCERGLCSPPAAGSELKRDGELSERGEQGEQLRNEMQVLPGQRVEDLSVKQQNPELGIQQIPVSFYSRFCNHWVSFAGAIVSLIIMFVIQWIYTLVSLGAAVLLYFYIGQVSPGLPLGAAANFSFFSWIKLVLVTSCRRRPSPEEHIVVTPSFATVGMETTQLTEENADFAARGRYHRSSVISRAEFVNQF